A region of the Salvelinus alpinus chromosome 24, SLU_Salpinus.1, whole genome shotgun sequence genome:
CATGTAGGATTTGAATCCAACATTTCTTGATTTAATTTCCTCTTGTATGACATTATTTAACTAGATCTCGTATCGTCGACTCGCTAGACAGATCAAATTCTTAGCCTTTCTTTATTCCAAATTCCTGGAATTAGGCCTACTCCAAGAGGGACTTCTGCCCCAAAATGCCCACCTCCTTTCCCGCGGTACACAGTGCGCATGCCCAGGATCTCATGGGCGATATTGTTGTGCTGTGTTGGATAGCAACCGTTTCACAGTATTTCAGTAAACTAGTACTTTATTGTGTCGTTTAAGAATATCAGTTAACATGGCAGATCCAAGAATACGACAGATTAAAATCAAGACTGGCGTTGTTAAGCGGTAAGTGTAGTTTTTAATTAATACAATCTTAAAAGATAgcaggctagctagttagcttgctaactGACTAACATGCTACACCCACAAGGCCGCTGATACCTACGGCTCGAGACAGAAGTCAGACTGTGCGTCGAGAACACTTCGCCGGTATAGATTTAACTATACACCGGTACTTTAGGGAGGTGCATGCATTGTCAATCAAAATTAGGCAGTAGCAAGGACATAGGAACCTGTACTTCATAACATATTTAAATATACATTGTATGTTGTTGGATGACATTTTCGCCTTTTTATACAATGTTTTAACCATTTATAGTAAGTGCGTGTGTCACGTTAGCAAGTCATCCAGGTTGTGTTGCCTATAACGGTCAAGTTAAGCGGCTAGCATACAAGCTAGCATGCAACGTCCGTTGCATTCTCTTCTCGACAATTATTAAGGATGCAAATCTGATGTTATGACAACCCCTCATGTACTGTTGtcctactttttatttttttaatgtatcttATTGTTTTCTATGTAAAACTTGCTCAGGCCTTTGTTgtgaataaaacaaaacaaaaatctacTTTGGCATTCTCTTGGCAGGTGCGCAATAAGCAGTTTTCTCTTGTCATCTCTGTCTAAGGTGCGAGCGATGCACTCATCAGAGCCAAAAGACCAGGCATTGCTAGCTAAGTTTTCAAGTGAATGTAGGCTAAAGGCCTATTTATGGTCAGTGACTGTGCAATTGTAAACATAAGCCTAAATGCGGCATTTGATGCACTGCAGCTGATTTTCTGCAAGCTCATTCTCATCTGAACCAGGTTCTTTTTTTGTTGACAAGGCAATCAGTTTTAGCTTAGAGTTGCACAATCAGACCCTGGCTGCAAATGACTGATGTTTTCCCTGACAGGGCATTCCATTGCTACAGTCCAAAATCTGACCACaatctgttatttattttattgaacaCACAAAAGTAGTCACGATTAGATCTAATTCACTAATCATACTAATAATTACAGCGTCCCCTTTTTCTGATGCAGCCTAATCTTTTATCGGAAGGACAGAACAAGAATGTCATATTTTAATACATATTCTCCTGAAAGCTATTCAAGAGCTTCTATTCATCGAGAGATTCCATCACAACACTGGACatcatccatatatatatatatatatatatatatatatatccataaatAGAATAGTCGGCCTAAGCATGGAGAGGATTTTTTTTGCTCTCTCCCTCATCACCTCCAGGTTCCCTTCCTCCGTGGCCCTTTGTGTAAATGTGCTATCGATTGTGTTTTGATCAGGGTCACATTACTAACGGGCTCCCTGATGATTGTGGGTAATGGCGCTGGCGGCTGAGACTTCTCCCTCAGAGGGTGACGTCACAGAGTCTGATGCAGTGGGGAAACTGTAGGCACGCCGGTGTAATGAGAGGTGGTGCTTTATCAAGTTGGTTCAAACGCATCTCCATTCTAGAATGGCTTCATTTCCATTCTAAAACGTCTCTATTCTCATTCCTTCCCATGCGGCCCCATTCGGAATAGGTTGACTTCATCATTGGCTGTCCTAGGAATGGAATATTTCACTGAGGCAAATTAAGTAAGGAGAGACCCATTACCCATTCAGCACCTGTGGCCTGTAGCATGACCTTGGTATTGGAACCTGCAGCCTCTGTTCAAGGTCAGATGGAACAGACTGccttttctctctttttgtctGTTTCTCGTGTAATTCTGTACCCTACtatgtcctcctgtctgtctgtctttccctctttctctcatgtccccctccctctctttcattctcactctctctttctccccctctcattcctcATGTGTTATTAAAAGCCTAGCAGCTCCCTGTCCGCTCTCTCCCAGTAAGGCCTGTTCCATTGGCTTTGTGGCGTTGTACATTCCAGTCAGTGCCTCCTCTCTGCCCTAGCGAGGCGGATGCCCTTAATAAAATGACAACAGTAATTTGGCTTTGTCATTCGGGCCTTGGCATAGGGCTAGGCCGGTGCTCAAAAATGCAGTGCtgcctgaggaggaggaggaggcggccGAATGTGTGTCGGATCTCTAATTCCCTTTTTTCCCCTTATTTTCCAGAGAGATGCCTTTTCCATTAAGTCCAGGGTGGCAGGTCTATTTAAAACCAGCCACGACGACCCCAcccctcattcacacacacacacgcacacacacagccagcgtTTCCAAGACCCTGCCGGAGAGAAATAAGGAATGAACATCGGGACtggatgagaggaagaggaggattgACGGGGTGGGGGTGGACATTTAGTTATTAGActgtccttcagttttatttaaaTAATTTCAATCCCCCTTTCTTTTCcttcctctgttcccctctctcttgtTGAGGCCTTCTTTCCTTCTAAATAACCTCAGAGGTGACGTCCTTACTGTGTAaagcctgagagagaggagaggaaaagaggagaggaggagcgctCCTCTGCTGTTCGTTGTTGCATATGCCGCCCGTTTAAACAGCGTCTTGATGGAAACGTATTAAAATGAGCGGTAATTGACATAAAATATGACAGAGTGCCGTTGGCTTCCTCGGCTAAGCAAGGCGCCACGGCAACACTGAGGGAGAGGGTGTTTCTGGGTAATGTGCCTGATTAATGAAGGATCACTCACACACACGAACCAACGCACACAGCTGATTTTATGAAAAATGAATTTCGCGTCGTCATCCCGACAAGCAAAGCTGCAGCCGGAAAAAGACTATTAGTCAGGAATCATTATCAATAGTGATATTTTCAAACTCCATTATGCCAATCAGGATCTGAATTTATTTAATAGATTTAGTTCCATTTGGCCCGTAATTGATAAATAATCAAAATATATCAATGTACTCAAACCCATTTTCACTAACAATCAAGGAAAAGTGGTCCATTTACCACATGACTTGGTCCAAATTAGGGACTAAATTGATGATCAATTAATCGTAGAAAGGGCCAGTAGAGTGTGTGTCCTGCCAGAAGTGGCAGTTAAATGGAGAGCGTGGTGATCAGGCAGAGGAGGAAGGCAAGGCGCTGTACGGTAGTAGATCCACAGATAACCAACACACAGACGGCATTGTTACATTACACCAACGCTGTACACATCTGGAAACAATGGGACAAATTGGTCAGGactatttttgttttttgtttgaccATTACTTTACCTGGTGGTAAGTTGAATGAAAACTCCTATTTGACATCTTGGGGCCTGAGTTTGTACAGCTTTGTGTTTTAGGTGTTTGTGTTTTTTCTGTGTTGTTTTTAACGTCATCGCACGAATGTtgatttaaaaatgtaaaaaaaaaaatgtccacccacaccagacctgatcaggacacgcaggttgaaatatgaaAATGAACtttgaaccaactatattaatttggtgataggtcgaaaagcattaaacatttatggtaatttagctagcttgctgttgctagctaatttgtcctcggctataaacattgggttgttattttaccggaagtgcacaaggtcctctactccgacaattaatccacagataaaagggtaaaccgagtttgtttgtagtaatctctcctccttcagggttcttcttctttggactttatattgcGGTTTGCAACCAACTTtgaggtgcattaccaccaccaactagCCTGGAGTGTGGATGTCAGTTCAtcttcaatcacccacgtgggtttaTGCTCCTGAGGAGATAGGAGAAGCGGGACTTGTAGTGCAtcaagcatcacaaatagaaccaagttctattttagcgcctggctacgcggACATGTGGTCAGAATGTTATTAAGCATTTCTCCagtgccaagataatccatccacctgacaggtgtggcatatcaagaagctgattaaacagcatgatcattacacaggtgcaccttgtgatggggacaataaaaggctactataaaatgttgttttagagaatttggcagtacgtccaaccggcctcacaaccgcagaccatgtgttaccatcatctgagaccagccacccagacagctgatgaaactgaaaagtatttctgtctgtaataaagcccttttgtggggggggggacttattctgattggctgggcctggctccccagtgtgtTGATTTGTTTTTGTATGTTTGTAACTACGCTGTGCTGTGTCTTGTCTATTATTGTCTCCCCAGGCTGGTGAAGGAGAAGGTCATGTACGTCAAGGAGACCAGGCAGCAGGAGGAGAAGATTGAACGACTGAAAGCAGAGGCCTGCGACGAAGAGGCCGACTCAGAGGCCAAGTATGTCATCAAGAAACAGGTCGGTGACAACTCAGCAGaataaatagcctacatgaaGTTGTAAAAACATGCTTTACTTAGGCCTACACATACAAAACTTTACATTAAGTTGTAAAAACATGCTTTACTTAGGCCTACACATACAAAACTTTACATTAAGTTGTAAAAACATGCTTTACTTAGGCCTACACATACAAAACTTTACATTAAGTTGTAAAAACATGCTTTACTTAGGCCTACACATACAAAACTTTACATTAAGTTGTAAAAACATGCTTTACTTAGGCCTACACATACAAAACTTTACATTAAGTTGTAAAAACATGCTTTACTTAGGCCTACACATACAAAACTTTACATTAAGTTGTAAAAACATGCTttacataggcctacacatacaaccactttacattaagttgtaAAAACATGCTTTACATAGGCCGACACATacaaacactttacattaagttgatTTTAAAGCTGTGTAGTTATACTATATATATGTCATACTATAGTAACAACGTTGTATTAAGTTCATTATGATTTAGCAATTGATTTGTGATTGCATATTCATGGATTTGGAGCCATTTTTGTTATTACACAAGATAATACAATGTTGCTAGCCACTTGGTTACTACACAGGAAAGACACGGCCTGATGAAGTAATGCATACAAATAATCTTGTCCTCCGATGAGGTGTGTGCTTTTAGTAACGTTTTATTTGGCATTCTAAATGACCTGTTGTGATTTTCCTCATCAACATTTTCTTTGTTGCCTTCGTGGCTAAATGTATAGAAGCGTTCTAATGTGCTTTAACACGCCTATTGTAAAAGagaagtatagtacagtagagaacagatgATGCCGGTAGCCCTACATTCGCTGTAATGAGGTCAGCGTAGTATCATTATGAATAATTAGGcttgaggaggggggggggtccgtTAGTGATTTAGTCATTTTCTGATTTAATGACGTTATGTAACTTTGGAGGAGTTTGATAATTACTGCCACATGCTGGTAATTTACAGCCGCTAGGAGATCGCTGGCCCATATCCTCGTgtgctccctccctcttcctcgctCCCTCCTTTATTTTCCCTGCTTGGTGTAGAATGAGTGAGGGATGAGAGGCTGTTAGAAGATAAAGACCCAGGGTGACCTCTGTCCCCTGTGTGCCCTACCTCATAACCTTTGTTTTCATCTCAGCTATTCTAGGGATTTTACACCTTGTGGAGAGGATCATCTGCAACGATTTCATGCCCAATGGACAACTGATTCTACTCTTGCAGTATGCACATTAGATAGCTCGTGTACGTCTGAAATCAAAGTAAAGTAAACGCCGCTTTTTCAGCCGTCTGTGTTTTTCCCCGCCGCAGAATTACAAGTTCTCTGGTTCGACCCATTGTTAGGTTTGTTCAGTTGATGTGGATTGTTTTAGAACATCGAGGGAGCTTTAGGTCtaggggtgcgtcccaaatggcatcctatttcttatatagtgcactacttttgaccagagccctgtgcgaTTAGGGTCTCATATATATACCAGGTGTAGGTTAGTGGTGGGACTGGGAGAGCAGATGGATTATAGTAGGAGATGGTCAGGTTGAAGGGCAGGATGGATGGACGGATTAGAGGTTTTCATTGTAATAGAATCAATAGGCCTCTAAGTGTAGTCTTTATCCTGCTGCTGCTGATGGGATCATTCCACTGCACTGGTACTGGGCGGGCACCATGACCACTCTACcacctcactgtgtgtgtgtgtgtgtgtgtgtgtgtgtgtgtgtgtgtgtgtgtgtgtgtgtgtgtgtgtgtgtgtgtgtgtgtgtgtgtgtgtgtgtgtgtctccagctcACCACTGGAGTTTCTTAGAAGTGTGTCTGACTCCTCTGTGCTTTTTAGGATGCCAGTCAGGGGAATTCCCCATTCGCTTTGCCTGTTGAGGGACTCAGTTCTGCCTGAACCTCAGGCTCTAACTCCGCTTCCCCACAGGCGTAGCGATACCTCTCCATGCCTGATCACCGTGCTGCTACCTCTCTGCTTTAGTCTTCTCCACTCACCCAGGTGTGCCGGAGGCAGAGCGAGGCGAGGACCCCTGCTGCTGCCCAACTCCCTGCCCGATCAATAACTCAATAAAAAATGTCACACAGGCAGAGAGCTTGTTGTGGGATGTTAACCTTAACACAGCGTATGTGGGATACTAAACCAAGACATTGCCTATTGCCAGGAACGACACAGTCGTGCTACTGAAGCTGTAACGCGTTGTTTTTCAACCttttaatacattatgttctaaaGCAGTGTTTCTAAACCTTTTTTGTACTATGGTTCTTCTGCTTGGAGGACCCCTTGAAGAAAAACTAACACACACAACTGATATGCTTATAAATGGTGTAGATGATGGTGCTGATGAGTAGTATGTGTTGTACTGTCTCTGGGTTCCAGTTGGAGGTGCTACAGGAGTCCAAGATGATGATTCCAGACTGTCACAGGCGTCTGACCATAGCACACGCAGACCTGTCCCAGATACTAGTAAGAACAGCTCCGTTTTCTTCccgaaataaaaaaatatatatataaaatcacaTGGAAGCAATCCTAGGGCAACAGTGACCAAGCTGGACTCTGTTATGAAGGAAGAAATGTTAAGAGGAACCAGACTGGAGGTGGAGTCAATCCTCCTTTGTCTTGGTTGCTGCAGGTTTATCCAGATGTTAGTATTTTGGGCTTCCGTGTCGGGAGTGTGTGATTTTCAGTGACACTCGTCATGCAGATGCGTGTGACTGTCTGTAGCATTGTCTATCCTGACAGATCTAAGAAGCCAGAGAAAGGAACATACACCCTTCTTCCACACCCATGCATGTCTCAGGGTCCTCACAATTAGCAGAGAGCAGGAGTCAGGCAGCCGTGGCCTCGGTGAGACACACGTGCAGAAAGAGgcggaagggagagggggagagag
Encoded here:
- the LOC139552162 gene encoding tubulin-specific chaperone A-like, translating into MADPRIRQIKIKTGVVKRLVKEKVMYVKETRQQEEKIERLKAEACDEEADSEAKYVIKKQLEVLQESKMMIPDCHRRLTIAHADLSQILETEEDLAEAEEYKEARTVLDSVKLEG